atattgattttcatATCCTATCTAAATGTGTCATGTACATAACAGAAATATCTAAAAGTATAGTGAAAAAACACGTGACAAagttaaataagaatatttaaaaaaaataattttttttttaaatgtacaataatttttctcatctcTTTTATAGAGTTGCGTGTCTCTGACGAAGAACTTTGATGACATCAAGCACACTACGTTGAGCGAGCGCGGAGCTTTGAGGGAAGCTGCTCGTTGCTTAAAATGCGTTGATGCACCTTGCCAAAAATCTTGCCCTACACAATTGGATATCAAATCTTTTATCACGTCGATCTCTAACAAGAATTACTATGGCGCGGCGAAGGCGATCCTTTCCGACAATCCTCTCGGCCTTACCTGCGGCATGGTATGCCCGACCAGCGACCTTTGCGTGGGCGGATGCAACCTTTACGCGTCTGAGGAAGGACCTATCAACATCGGCGGGCTACAACATTTCGCGGTGGatgtaagtaattttattttgcaatgctTAATTCAATTTCTTGTCATGTAAAAGAGTGATAAAAAGTGTAGTTAATCATAATAACgcttataaaatgtaatatattttttgttctatgtagaattattctaaattagaAATCAGTATTACGTGCATtgtcaatatttgttttaatatctttttcaatttttaatagtgaTGGAATATCTATTGTGTTATTTAATGtctctatatttaattataattcaactttcaattatttaaatgacaAACGTGGTGTTTGGCTTATACATTTCTTGTTTTCTCAGGTTTTTAAACAGATGAATATTCCTCAAACTAGAATACCTAATCAAATGGTACCTCATGCGGATACGAAGATCGCTCTTCTCGGTTGCGGACCAGCTTCTCTCTCGTGTGCGACATTTCTCGCTCGACTTGGTTACAATGATATTACGAtctttgaaagagaaaaatatataggcGGGTTAAGTTCTTCTGAAATACCACAATACAGACTTCCATATGACGTTGTCAGCTTCGAGGTGGATCTCGTTAGAGATTTAGGAGTAAAAATTGAGTTGGGAAGATCGCTGTCTGAAGATGATTTGACAATAcaggtaaatttaatttttttaaataaaaatttgttgattaTTCATAGTATTTGTTTCTAATTCTTATCagtctattttaattttgagaacagtggtttaaatttttaaaattaatttgttgatattttttagattttaactttgaaaattataattataaaattttttcataaattttaataataaatcattgtaTGAATAAGTTCCAAAATGTTTTAGGGCCTTCAAGATGTTGGGTATAAAGCAATCTTTTTAGGAATTGGCTTACCAGAGCCAAAGAGTGTACCGATTTTCGAAAATCTTACTTCGGAGATGGGTTTCTTCACCTCGAAGAGCTTTCTGCCCGCTGTCGCGAAAGGCAGCAAGCCGGGAATGTGCGCTTGCAAGAGCAATCAGGAACTTCCATCTCTTCGTGGTAATGTGATTGTTCTCGGTGCGGGAGACACAGCTTTTGATTGCGCTACTTCCGCCCTCCGTTGTGGAGCGAAAAAAGTGTTTGTTGTTTTTCGAAAAGGTTTTACTAACGTACGTGCTGTTCCAGAAGAGGTAAttgttcataatatttatgaaataacttattcttattatttaaatttttatttaaaaacttaagaAAAAGATTGATTTGATAATTTAGGACTTAAAGATTTAGAATCCAAGCGttcaaatttgaaatattcaaaaattgtttatagaTGGATTTAGCGAAAGAAGagaaatgtgaatttttacCATTCCAATCGCCAAGACGAGTCGTTCTTCGTAACAAGAAGATTGCCGCAATCGAATTTTGCAGGACTGAACAGAACGAAGAAGGCGAGTGGGTAGAGGACGAAGAACAAAAGGTTGTTTTGAAAGCGGATTTCGTGATTTCAGCTTTCGGTTCGGGATTGTACAACCCAGTTGGTGAGCAATTATATAGTGTTTTATATGTGTTTATACAcattaaaactatataaagaaaaaaaacaatagaaataaattagaaatattacaaataaaatcatttattacttaattattttatatcatataaggAATCCTTATATcagacaattaaaataattttaaatacttattaaaataatttgttatcaaatattattttgctacGATATGAATTTATTACTCTAATAAATAACTAACTACCTATGACATTAACATGATATTGATctatgatatgatataaagAAGAATTTATGATGAATAGTGAAGCGTGCTATGGAGCCAATTAAGATGAACAAGTGGAACTTGCCGGAAGTAGACGAGACTACGATGACGACCTCAGTGCCAGGTGTCTTCTGTGGAGGAGACCTTGCTGGGGTCGCTCAAACGACCGTGGAATCTGTGAATGATGGGAAAACAGCTGCATGGTATATtcacaaatatatacaggTGTGTCATCAACtagcatattttaattaattctgtgACATTGCAGTTTGCAAACTGCAGAATGTCACAGAAACAtggaattttattagaaatagacataaatttatatttcttagcTGAAGTTATTCAATGTTgccaattaataatatatggtgtaatttgataattaatataataagaaaaaacttgcatttgtgtttattttaataaatctatacaatgtaaaacaaaatacaaagcaaaatttaatgtacacaaatttgcatttcttatttttttaaattaataaagtaatttatattatggtCTTGGttgctctttttttatctcattttttgtgttttctcTAGGAATCTTATGATTTGACGGTGCCGGAAATTTCGCAGTTACCGAAATTTAACACCGCCATCGACGACGTTGACCTAAGTGTCGAGATGTGTGGCCTGAAATTTGAGAATCCCTTCGGTTTGGCTTCCGCTCCACCTTGCACCACCAGCGCGATGATTCGACGAGCTTTCGAAGCCGGTTGGTCCTTTGCTATCACGAAAACTTTCTCTTTGGACAAGGTATTTTACGAAGAAATTATCGTCAAGTTtcaaacttatattttattttcacaaatttttttatttatcttaaatatgtTATCACAGGATCTCGTTACTAATGTATCGCCGCGCATTATTAAAGGCACAACGTCTCGTCATCATTACGGACCCGAACAGAGCAGTTTTCTCAATATTGAGCTAATATCTGAAAAAACCGCCGATTACTGGTGCGGCAGTATTACAGAACTGAAGCGAGACTTCCCTACGAAGGTATGTACTTGAATAGtggttttaatatatgtaaaattgtgaaagagagtataatgatgaaattagaataattttcaattaattgctAGAGATCAACGtttcattttttgtatcatttatttttgcacagaTCGTCATTGCGAGCATCATGTGCACTTATAACAGAATTGATTGGACGGAATTGGCGAGGAAAGCGGAAGCATCAGGTGCTGATGGcttggaattaaatttatcctGTCCTCATGGCATGGGAGAGTCTGGAATGGGTCTAGCTTGTGGACaggtttattttctttttaatttccttttttttttattaaaatttaaaatctaaattaatgacaaattaatttttaggaTCCTGAACTGGTTCGAAA
This window of the Linepithema humile isolate Giens D197 chromosome 1, Lhum_UNIL_v1.0, whole genome shotgun sequence genome carries:
- the LOC105669833 gene encoding dihydropyrimidine dehydrogenase [NADP(+)], which encodes MASLILSKDVPDIENLLSINPKSKGHANFVPSARTKQNKQHWKRNISEKCDSCVSLTKNFDDIKHTTLSERGALREAARCLKCVDAPCQKSCPTQLDIKSFITSISNKNYYGAAKAILSDNPLGLTCGMVCPTSDLCVGGCNLYASEEGPINIGGLQHFAVDVFKQMNIPQTRIPNQMVPHADTKIALLGCGPASLSCATFLARLGYNDITIFEREKYIGGLSSSEIPQYRLPYDVVSFEVDLVRDLGVKIELGRSLSEDDLTIQGLQDVGYKAIFLGIGLPEPKSVPIFENLTSEMGFFTSKSFLPAVAKGSKPGMCACKSNQELPSLRGNVIVLGAGDTAFDCATSALRCGAKKVFVVFRKGFTNVRAVPEEMDLAKEEKCEFLPFQSPRRVVLRNKKIAAIEFCRTEQNEEGEWVEDEEQKVVLKADFVISAFGSGLYNPVVKRAMEPIKMNKWNLPEVDETTMTTSVPGVFCGGDLAGVAQTTVESVNDGKTAAWYIHKYIQESYDLTVPEISQLPKFNTAIDDVDLSVEMCGLKFENPFGLASAPPCTTSAMIRRAFEAGWSFAITKTFSLDKDLVTNVSPRIIKGTTSRHHYGPEQSSFLNIELISEKTADYWCGSITELKRDFPTKIVIASIMCTYNRIDWTELARKAEASGADGLELNLSCPHGMGESGMGLACGQDPELVRNISRWVREAVKIPFFVKLTPNITDILSIAKAAYEGKANGVTAINTVSGLMGLYADATPWPAVGLNKSTTYGGVSGNATRPQALRAISTISKHLPGFPILGAGGVDSADVALQFLHCGASVVQVCSAIQNQDFTLIDDYVTGLKALLYLKSLAQIKDWDGQSPPTFKHQKGKPVSLQHALGKNIPYFGEYQKLREQKIAELKANSNPLDQVIKVTRPAQEPIAPIPSVKDVIGKATAHISSYKELDNKKQVVALIDDDLCINCGKCYMACADSGYQAITFDADTHIPKVTDDCTGCTLCLSVCPIIDCITMVPKTIPHVIKRGVPPKNVIDIF